A stretch of Desulfobacter hydrogenophilus DNA encodes these proteins:
- a CDS encoding YraN family protein, with protein MSLSGKQLGKKGEIAARQFLLSRGYKVLESNYSTPLFEIDIIANDNETLCFIEVKTRTGVKKGLPREGVTIAKQKKIIMGAQYYLSLNKITNTRLRFDVVEVLYKDSSHTACDITVIPNAFQGC; from the coding sequence ATGAGCCTTAGCGGAAAACAGCTCGGCAAAAAGGGAGAAATAGCTGCCCGGCAGTTCCTTTTGTCCCGGGGCTATAAAGTATTGGAATCCAATTATTCAACCCCACTGTTTGAAATCGATATCATTGCAAATGACAACGAGACCTTGTGCTTTATTGAAGTAAAAACCCGGACAGGCGTTAAGAAAGGTTTGCCCCGGGAAGGTGTTACAATAGCCAAGCAGAAAAAAATTATCATGGGTGCCCAGTACTATCTGAGCCTGAATAAAATAACCAACACCCGGCTGCGATTTGATGTGGTAGAAGTGCTATACAAGGATAGTTCACACACGGCCTGTGATATCACTGTGATACCCAATGCCTTTCAAGGATGTTAA
- the rsmI gene encoding 16S rRNA (cytidine(1402)-2'-O)-methyltransferase: MVGTLYIVATPLGNLEDMTFRAVRILKEVDLIAAEDTRHSKKLLGHYGITTPTIACHEHNEAVKAHDLIQRLEKGATIALISDAGTPLISDPGYRLVSQAGEKGIPIVPVPGCNAAITGLSASGLPTDTFVFLGFPPRKQGRLNTFLNDTAHHKATLIFYESPRRVIRLISSAIDAFGDRQACLARELTKQYEEFIRGPLSVLLSTLESRETIKGECVLFIKGEDEQPIGLSAEQMQTMIIEGLNQNKRTSELAKKIAGLANCPKPRVYDMILALKNRS; the protein is encoded by the coding sequence ATGGTCGGCACGCTTTATATTGTAGCAACGCCTTTAGGCAACCTTGAGGATATGACATTCCGGGCGGTACGCATCCTAAAGGAAGTGGACCTGATTGCAGCCGAGGACACTCGTCATTCCAAAAAATTACTGGGTCATTACGGCATCACAACCCCCACAATCGCCTGCCATGAGCACAATGAAGCCGTAAAAGCCCATGACCTGATCCAGCGGCTTGAGAAGGGAGCCACCATCGCCTTAATCAGCGATGCAGGCACGCCTTTAATTTCAGACCCCGGTTACCGCCTGGTTTCCCAGGCCGGAGAAAAGGGTATTCCCATTGTTCCGGTTCCCGGATGCAATGCTGCGATTACCGGATTGAGTGCATCCGGTCTGCCCACCGACACGTTTGTCTTCTTGGGCTTTCCGCCTAGAAAACAGGGCCGACTGAACACCTTTCTCAATGATACCGCCCATCATAAGGCCACCCTGATATTTTATGAATCTCCCCGGCGCGTTATTCGGCTGATATCTTCGGCCATAGACGCATTTGGTGACCGCCAGGCCTGTCTTGCCAGGGAATTGACAAAACAGTATGAGGAGTTTATCCGTGGTCCTTTATCCGTTCTTCTATCTACCCTTGAAAGTAGGGAAACCATCAAAGGCGAATGCGTCCTGTTTATTAAAGGAGAGGACGAACAACCTATCGGTTTATCTGCAGAACAGATGCAAACCATGATCATAGAAGGTCTGAATCAGAATAAGCGGACCAGTGAACTTGCAAAAAAAATAGCCGGATTGGCAAACTGCCCTAAGCCAAGGGTTTACGACATGATTTTAGCTCTGAAAAACCGTTCTTAA
- a CDS encoding inorganic phosphate transporter, producing MSIEICYVIVAMLLLFAIFDLIVGVTNDAVNFLNSSIGSKAAPFKIIMIIASVGILTGVTFSAGMMEVARKGIFHPEFFTMPELLTIFLAVMITDVLLLDLFNTYGLPTSTTVSIVFELLGSAVALSIIKLAAHADSGLGLLDYINSSKAITIVFGILLSIIVAFASGAIVQFISRLIFTFNYEKRLKYYGALWGGLALTVITFFILVKGAKGVTFMDPHMVTWVKSHSFIIMGGIFVISAIILQILISVFKVNILKPIVLVGTFALAMAFAANDLVNFIGVPLAGLNAFKTALASSDPMNITMAALGGKVHTQTGVMLIAGAIMVTTLWVSRKARTVSETEISLGQQDEGMERFESVWLSRRIVNLFHSLFTSVKAIVPPVIGRVVARRICPTPEDCHFEGRKKPSFDLLRASVNLMVASAVVSMATSLKLPLSTTYVTFMVAMGSSFSDQAWGRESAVYRVTGVLTVIGGWFMTALIAFVASFISANIIYYFKMPGVVCLMIFVFFMIRRNKKHHEGTEKTKEEITIYHLEKVEDFQSSVSATFDHIALHLQDMRVSLGTAFDALFQEDLDTLREHRRKVKQFQVRSNIIIANIFKVLRLLQRGDHKGSFNYYQIIRRLQKLNDGYRDIVIRSTMHVANRHKGLLPAQIEELKEIKTEILYILEQVEIAFNKKDIVDCNHIAARFHYLRDLVDEYNANQIARIREESSKTRLSIMYYAISGNCVMMAKQTVKLLEIFNEALPSKDGTNACRNLHLD from the coding sequence ATGAGCATTGAAATATGCTATGTCATTGTAGCGATGCTGCTCCTGTTTGCAATTTTTGATCTGATTGTTGGGGTTACCAATGATGCGGTTAATTTTTTAAACTCCTCCATCGGATCAAAGGCAGCACCCTTTAAAATAATTATGATTATTGCCAGTGTCGGGATTCTGACCGGCGTTACTTTTTCTGCAGGTATGATGGAAGTTGCCCGGAAAGGTATTTTTCATCCCGAATTTTTTACCATGCCCGAACTTCTGACAATATTTCTGGCTGTGATGATTACGGACGTCCTGCTTTTAGATCTTTTCAACACATATGGCCTGCCCACCTCCACAACGGTATCCATTGTATTTGAGCTGCTCGGGTCTGCCGTGGCCCTGTCCATAATAAAACTTGCAGCCCATGCCGATTCGGGGCTTGGGCTCTTGGACTATATTAACTCGAGCAAAGCCATCACAATCGTATTTGGGATATTATTATCCATTATCGTAGCATTTGCTTCGGGTGCAATAGTTCAATTTATATCCAGACTTATTTTCACCTTTAATTATGAAAAGAGGCTGAAGTATTACGGCGCGCTATGGGGTGGTCTGGCTCTTACCGTGATTACCTTTTTCATCCTTGTAAAAGGGGCCAAAGGGGTCACATTCATGGATCCACATATGGTGACATGGGTAAAGAGCCACTCTTTTATTATCATGGGCGGTATTTTCGTAATATCAGCCATCATCCTTCAAATTCTCATCAGCGTATTCAAAGTAAATATTCTTAAACCCATTGTCCTTGTGGGTACGTTTGCTTTGGCCATGGCCTTTGCAGCCAACGATCTTGTCAATTTTATCGGTGTGCCCTTAGCTGGCTTGAATGCCTTTAAAACAGCGCTGGCCTCATCTGATCCCATGAACATCACCATGGCCGCACTGGGGGGAAAAGTTCACACCCAGACCGGTGTCATGCTCATTGCAGGCGCCATCATGGTGACAACCCTGTGGGTATCACGCAAGGCAAGGACTGTGTCTGAAACAGAAATCAGCCTGGGCCAGCAGGATGAAGGTATGGAGCGGTTTGAATCTGTTTGGCTGTCCAGGCGTATTGTCAATCTGTTCCACAGCCTTTTCACTTCTGTCAAAGCCATCGTACCGCCCGTCATCGGCAGAGTTGTGGCCAGAAGAATCTGCCCGACCCCCGAAGACTGTCATTTTGAGGGCAGGAAAAAGCCCTCCTTTGATCTGCTGCGTGCGTCTGTGAATCTAATGGTGGCATCTGCCGTGGTCTCCATGGCCACATCCTTAAAACTGCCTTTGTCCACCACCTATGTGACGTTTATGGTCGCCATGGGGTCCTCCTTTTCAGACCAGGCCTGGGGCAGAGAAAGCGCCGTATACCGTGTCACCGGCGTTTTAACAGTTATAGGCGGCTGGTTTATGACCGCGCTGATTGCCTTTGTGGCCTCTTTTATCAGCGCCAATATCATCTATTATTTTAAAATGCCCGGCGTGGTCTGTCTGATGATTTTTGTATTTTTCATGATCCGCAGAAACAAAAAGCACCACGAAGGCACTGAAAAAACCAAAGAGGAGATCACCATTTACCACCTTGAAAAGGTGGAAGATTTCCAGTCTTCTGTTTCAGCAACGTTTGACCACATTGCCCTTCATCTTCAAGACATGAGAGTCTCTTTAGGAACCGCGTTTGATGCGCTGTTTCAAGAAGATTTGGACACCTTAAGGGAACATCGCAGAAAGGTCAAGCAATTCCAGGTGCGTAGCAATATAATCATTGCCAATATTTTTAAAGTGTTACGGCTCCTGCAGCGTGGGGATCACAAAGGTTCGTTCAACTATTACCAAATTATCCGGCGTCTCCAAAAACTTAACGACGGGTACAGAGATATAGTAATCAGATCCACCATGCATGTGGCCAATCGGCACAAAGGACTTTTACCTGCCCAGATTGAGGAACTCAAGGAGATCAAAACTGAAATTCTTTACATTCTTGAGCAGGTGGAAATCGCATTCAATAAAAAGGATATTGTGGACTGTAACCACATTGCTGCAAGGTTCCACTATCTAAGGGATCTTGTGGATGAATACAATGCCAATCAGATTGCCAGAATCAGGGAAGAATCCTCAAAAACCCGTCTGAGCATCATGTACTATGCTATTTCCGGCAATTGCGTCATGATGGCCAAACAAACCGTTAAGCTACTTGAAATATTTAATGAGGCGCTACCTTCAAAAGACGGTACCAATGCCTGCAGAAACTTGCACTTAGATTGA